Below is a window of Sporosarcina ureae DNA.
GATAGAAAACCAGGATTCCATCACCTTATTTAATGGAGTCAGTTTATTGTAAGTAGTCATCACGATCTACGCACTGACATTTTCTGCTCAAATTAAAATTTTTGATGATGCCAAGAAAGAGTATACGAAGGAATCAAAACAGGACAGCACGTCAAGGAATTCCTAATGTTGACCTGCCGTCCTAAATAGAAAGGTACCTTATTTTGTTTCACGTACAAGTACTTTATTTCATGTAGCTGTCAACGGATTTTGTTGTTTGATCTCTTGTATCGATAAATGTACACTATAATTTCCATACTCAAGAATTTTATCTAGAAAGAGATTCAATTGTTCTTGGGAGTTGAGTTTTACTTTAATATGGTAACAGCCTTCGCCTGACACGCGGTGAACTTCTACTACTTCCTTACAATCATTCATGAATCGTGTAAACGCATTATGGTTCGCTGTTTTCATATATATAATAATGAACGCTGTATAAGATAGACCTACTTTCATTTCATCGACTTCTAGAGAAAAGGCTTTTATTACACCGCTATTCTCAAGTTTTTTTATACGATTCCCTACTGCTTGTCCCGTCATATGAATTTGTTCACCTAAATCTTTCCATTGAATACGTGAGTTTTTGGATAATAGTCGTAGGATTTTAAAATCAATGTTATCAAGTTCCATAATGTATTCCTTTCACCGTGAAATTTTTTAAGCTGAAAGTGTTTCGCTAACATATCGATAAAAATCACTATACAAGATATGATTATAGTGTACCAAAATACTTTCAGTGAGGTGGAGAAATTATGAGCACAGCGCTAATTATTGTAGATATTCAAAACGACTATTTTCCAAACGGAAAGATGGAATTAGTTAATCCAGATAAAGCTGCCAAAAATGCTGCCAAAGTTCTTGAATGGTTTAGGCAGAACAATAAAGAAAATATTTTTCATGTTCAGCACATCGCAGCTGATCCGGCTTTAGGATTCTTCCTTCCAGATACAGACGGTGCGGAAATACATGAAACTGTTCAGCCTTTGGAAAACGAAAGCCTAATCATCAAACATTTCCCTAACAGCTTTTTACAGACTGGTTTGGAAAAAAAGTTACGTGAAAATGGTGTTAACAAAATAGTTGTGGTAGGTATGATGACGCATATGTGTATTGATGCAACAGTCAGAGCCGCAGTGGATCTAGGCTTTGAGACAACACTCATTGAAGATGCATGTGCGACAACAGACATATCTTATGAAGGTAAAGACGTTCCAGCTGAACAGGTTCATTACGCGTTTGTCGGTGCACTTAACGGTATGTATTGTGCTGTAACTTCAACTGAGGACTTCTTGCAATAAGATATTAGTTAATCTGAAAACAAAGAACTTTCAACGGAAATATTAAATGAGAGGTACCTAGGCAGGAGACTCTCATGACAGTTTAAACATTCACATTGGGTTCATACTCTATATTTTAATAAAAAGGACTGCAGGCATACCCCATAATTTTGGGGGTTGTCTGCAGTCTGAACCCTTGAATATCATAGGATTTAACTATGCATAGTTATGATTAGATTATTCTTCACGTATTATTTCCAGTTAGATTAATAATCGATAAGGATCTTGCAAGTAGCTAGCAATTTTCTGCAGGAACTCTGCAGCAGGCGCTCCGTCAATGATTTGGTGATCGTATGATAAACTAAGCGGTAATTTTAATTTCTGGATAACACCACCGCTGTCATCCAATTCAAGTTCTTTCTGAATCGCTCCAACACCTAAAATACCTACCTCGGGCGTATTAAGGATCGGCGTGAAGTATTCGATTTCATACCCTCCCAAGTTGGTGATTGTAAAGGTTGAACCAGAATAGAGACCACCATCCAATGTACCTTGTCTTGCCTCCGCTGCAATCTTTTGGATAGCGGGTCCTAGCTGCGACAAGGACATATTCTGTGCATCTTTTATAACAGGCACGATTAACCCTTCCTCGATGGCAGTTGCCATACCAATATGGATTTCGGCTACTTGTGTATGTTCTCCGCCATAATACCAAGCATTCATTTCAGGCATCTCTCTCAATGCCAATATGACCGCTTTGGTCAATAATGTATTGACGCTTAATTCGCCATTGGTAAGCGGTTCATTAAACTTGCCTTGAATGTCTTTCCGAAATGCCATTAAATCCGTTACATCTACTTTACGTTGGTTGGTAACCTGTGCAGTAGATTGGACGCTACGCATCATTCGCTCGGCAATTGTTTTGCGCATCCCTTTGAGCCCTGCACCGTGTTCAGGCATACCGGCCACTGTTTGAGGCTGTGTAGAAGCTTTTTCAGAAGGTACATATCTTTCAATATCCAGTCGCGTGATTCTACCGTTGCCTCCGGTTCCATTGACATCGCTGATATCGATGCCTTTCTCCTCGGCTATTTTCCTCGCGACAGGTGTGATGAAGATACGTCCTCCCTCTTTAACAGGCAGCTGCTTTATTTTGCTGCTTTCTTCTTTTGTCACTTCAGTCTTCTTTTGATCCTCGGTTTTCACTAGACTTTTTTCAGGATTTTCTTCCAATTGTGCCCCCGTGTCAATTGTTTCACCTTCTTCTCCTATGTAGGCCATCGTTCCCTTACTCGGAATGACATCTCCTTCATGGGCAATTATTTTAAGGATTTTACCGGCTTCAGGCGCTTCTACTTCATTTGTTAATTTCTCCGAACTAATTTCTACAATTGGATCCCCTTGCTCAACTTGATCTCCTTCTCTGACCATCCACTTTTCAACAGTGCCCTCAGTCATTGTCAGACCTAATTTCGGCATTACAATTTCTGTCGCCATTATTTACCCTCCCATATTATGCTCTCAAATCGTCAATAATTTCCGCAGCTCCTTTTAATACCTTTTGTGCATCCGGTATATAGAGTTGCTCCAGGTTTGTAGCAAAAGGAACTGGAGTATGAGGAGCACAGATACATTTGACAGGACCGTCCAAGTAATCGAATGCTTTATCCGAAATGACCGAAGCAATATCTGTCGCAGTATTGTTATGCGGATTCGCTTCATCAATCACGATCAGTCTTCCGGTCTTTTTAACAGACTCTATAATCGTATCTTGATCCCATGGTGCAACCGTCCGTAGATCAATCACTTCTACCGAAACATTATCTTCTGCCAATATTTCAGCTACTTCGAGACCAACAAATAACATTTTCCCGATTGTAACGATCGTCAAATCTTCGCCTTCGCGCTTCACGTCAGCTTCACCGATAGGAATTGTATAATACTCTTCAGGAACCTCGCCTTTCGTACCATATAGTGTTTTATCTTCAGAAAACACGACGAGATTATCGTCTTCAATAGCTGATAATAGTAGTCCTTTTGCATCGTATGGAGTGGCGGGAACGACTACTTTCACTCCTGGAATGGATCCGAGCATCCCATAATAAGAACCAGAATGCTGGGCTGCGGCGCTTGCCCCTGCACCATGCATAGTACGCACAGTCATCGGTACTTTAGCTTTCCCACCGAACATATACCGCATTTTGGAACCTTGTCCAAGAATGGCGTCGAATGCGAAACCTATGAAATCATTAAACATCAGCTCCGGAACCGGACGCAATCCCGTAACTGCCATTCCGACAGCTGCCCCCATGTAGCCAATTTCGGAAATCGGTGTGTCAATTACACGTTCACGGCCGTATTTGGGCATAAGACCCTTTGTCACACCCATTACACCGCCCCATGCATCCTCATTATTCTCTTCAAGATGCGCAACGCCAGCGCCGCCTGCAATATCTTCTCCAAGCAGAAGAACATTTTCATCTTTCTCCATTGCTTGATCAAGCGCTTCATTGATTGCATTCATAAATAATTCCTGTCTGGCCATTCAGTTTTACCCCTTTCGAATAAAGTATTATTAATCCGCGTATACGTCTTCATATAGTGCTTCTGCATCCGGCTCCGGACTATCTTTCGCAAACTCCACAGCTTCCTTCACATCTTTTTTCGATTCTTCTCTTAATTTATCTAGTTCTTCTTCTGTTAACATACCGTTTTCAATCGCATAAGTGCGGAACACGTCAAGAGGATCGACATCTGCCCATTCTTTTTCTTCACCTGATGGGGATTTATACTTTTGTTCATCTCCTTCAAAGTGACCATGCTGTCTATAAGTCACGCACTCTATCAACGTCGGTCCTTTCCCTTTACGGGCACGGTCAATCGCTTCTCCCGCAGTATGATAGACCGCCATTAGATCTTTCCCGTTCACGCGGACACCCGGCATATTGTATGCTGCCGCCCTTTCGGCAATTGTATTAGATGCGGATGAATACCATTCATGAAGGTACCAGGTCCCCACACAACACTAGTTTAATTCAGAATTATTCAAGACATATGTTGGAACTTAAAGCCTTATCTTTAGGTATTTTTAAAACTTTTTAAAAAATAAAATAAAAGAATTTTTAGAAAATGCTCTTGACATTCTATTTTATTAATAGGATACTAAATTTAATTGTACGCTATGTTGTTAATTGAACGCAAAGCGTACGAATTATATATTTTTAATTGAAAATATTTTCGTTAAAAATGTATATTGAAAACGCTATCATTTAGTGTTCTCATCGTATTAAAAAAATAGAAAAGAGGTAGATAGTATGAATAAGAATTTCAAAGGGTTAGTTTTATTATTATCGCTAATGTTGCTATTAGCTGCATGTGGTTCAGAAGATTCTTCTGAAAAAAGCTCTACTAAGGGTGAAGGAGCCAGTGGTACACCATCTGAATTCACATTTGGTTCAGCTACTGTGGGAGGTTTTTGGTACACCCTCTCAGGAGCTATGAGTGAAAAAATGCAAGATGTTTTCCCAGGGTCATCTGTAACAATTGTTGAGGGAGGCTCAATTTCTAACATCCTTGGTATGAATGAGGGTATTTATGCTATGGGACTAACAAACGCACCTAATGTATTGGAAGCGCAAGAAGGAAAAGAACCGTTCGAAAAGAAAATAGACAATGTAAGTACGATTGCTACATTATATCCAAATGTATTTCACATAGCAGTTCGTGAAGATTCAGATATTTATACCGTCGAGGATCTCAAAGGAAAGAAAGTGAGTCCGGGAGTAAAGGGTTATAGTGCCGAATTAGCTTTCATAGAGATTCTGAAAGCTTCGGGATTGTCTTATGAAGATCTTAAAGGTATAGAATATATCGGAACGGCGGATGCAGGAGACCTACTACGAGACGGACATATTGATGCTATTGCAAACTTGCTCGCTGCACCAGTTTCCACTTATCAAGAATTGGATACGACACTAGGTATCCGCCTAATCCCATTAGAGGACGACGTTATTAAAAAAGTACAAGAAGAAAATCAAGCTTACCTAAATCATACAATTGAAGCAGGTACTTATAAAAATATTAAGGAAGATATTCCGACTATAGCCGCTTATACACCATTAATGGTAAGTAATGATCTTATAGATGAAGAAACAGGTTATCAATTAACGAAAATGATGTTTGAAAATGCTGACACTTGGAAAACTCTTTCTGCAGTAATGAAGGATTTCACACCAGAATTCTCTGTTGAAAATACAGTTGGTCCATTCCATAAAGGCGCAGAAAAGTATTACAAAGAAATTGGATTAATCGACTAATAGAGAAGTGGTTAATTTAGAAAGGATGTGAGCGATATGAATAAACCTGTTTTAGAAGAGAAGATAGACTCAGATGTTTATGATGAAGATGGTGTAGTGAACGCCAAAGTTCGCTCGTTTAATAATATATTTTCAAAAATAGTATCGATTGTCGCAATCAGCATGTCAATATTCCACTTATATACGGCTGTATTTGGTGTATTTGAATCGATTTTGCAACGTTCTGCACACTTAGGATTTGCATTGATTCTTGTGTTTGCGATCTATAAACCTTTAAAAAGGGTCAGTCATCAGGATCATAAAATCCCAATTTATGACTGGATTCTTATCCTATTGTCTATTGGGTGTTACTTATACTTTATTTTAAATGCTAATGAAATTTCGTCTAGAATGAGTTATGTAATGCCACTGACTAATATTGAGGTTGGTATTGGTATTGTAGCTGGTCTACTACTTATTGAAGCAACACGACGAGTTATTGGGAATGTATTAGTAGTTATTATAGCTGTATTCCTTACCTATGGATTCTTCGGTCATTTCCTTACTGGGACATTAAGTCATAAAGAGTTTTCTTTAATGTGGATTATTGACCACCTTTTCTATACAACAACAGGAGTATTCAGCACACCTCTTGGTGTATCCTCAACCTTTATCTTTATCTTTATTTTATTTGGTAAGTTTCTAGAGGTTTCAGGCGCTGGGAAGTTCTTTATTGATCTATCTGTGGCAGGGATGGGAAAATACCGTGGTGGACCAGCTAAAACCGCCATTTTAGCTAGTACAGCACTGGGTACCATTTCAGGTAGTGCAGTTGCGAATACAGTCACAACAGGTGCTTTTACAATTCCATTAATGAAGAAAACTGGATATAAAAAAGAATTTGCGGGTGCTGTAGAAGCAGTTGCGTCAACCGGCGGACAAATCATGCCTCCAATTATGGGAGCCTCTGCATTTATCATTGCCTCATATTTGGGAATACCTTACACGGACGTAGCAATCGCAGCTATCATTCCTGCGTTACTCTTCTATCTATGCTTGTACATACAAGTTGACTTACGAGCAGTGAAAACCGGTCTTGTAGGTGTTCCAAAGGATAAGCTACCTAACTTCTGGAATGTATTCAAAAAAGGTTTTTTATACTTTGTTCCACTTATAGTTATTGTATTTCTTCTCGTTGGTGGTAGTTCTCCAATGAAAGCTGGCTTATATTCAATCGTTGCCACTATTGTAATCGCGATATTAACAAGTTATGAAAAGATTAATATTAGAAAAATCATTTCAGCCCTTGACCTTGGAGCACGTGCGTCACTTGAGACTGCGATTGCCTGTGCTGCATCGGGATTAATAATAGGAATGATAGGATTGACTGGCATTGGATTAAAATTCAGTAGTTTAATCATTCAAATTTCCGGAGGCGTTTTATTTATTACGCTGATTCTTACGATGATTACAAGTATTGTACTAGGAATGGGATTGCCAACTGTGGCAGCTTATATTGTTCAAGTACCACTTACTATCCCGGCACTAATTGAGTTAGGTGTTTCACCTATTGCAGCTCACCTATTCATCTTTTATTTTGCAGCCGTTTCAGCTATAACACCTCCCGTTGCACTCGCAGCCTTCGCTGCCGCTGGTCTTGCTGGATCTGATCCAATGCGAACAGGTATAGCTGCGTTAAAACTTGGTATTGCAGCATTTGTTGTACCTTTCTTCTTCGTATATGGAGAGCAACTATTATTTATAGGTGATCCAGTTTCAATCCTAATAGCTATTATTACAGCTATTATTGGGATAGTAAGTATGGCTTGTGCTGTAGAGGGATGGTTGATTAAAAGATGCAGTATAATTGAGCGTCTTATCCTAGTTGCTAGTGCCATAACTTTAGTTATGCCTGGAATAACAACAGATATTATCGGTGTTACTATCTTAGGGTTAATGTATGCATATCAGAAGTCCTTTAATAGAAAGAAGGAATTGGCAATAGAGTAGTAAAAAGGTGCATGCCATATAAAGCATGCACCTTTTTATTCAATCAGTGGTTGACAGCGAAGTAATGAACGCTTTACTAATTTGTCTAGAGGTATCTTGAAGTATAGGCAAAAATGTTTCCCTGAGTTCTTCTTTAGATACACGACCTGCATGCGCGGAACAGTTTATAGAAGCAGTAACTCGACCATTCGTGATGATTGGAACAGCTACGGAGCGTAACCCTTCTTCAAGCTGTTGATCAACGCCTGCCCACCCTCTTTGTTTAACATTTCTAAGTTCTTGTTTTAATGATTCCAGGTCAACAATTGTATTTTGAGTAAATGAATTGAAATCAATTGTTTGCAATCTCTCATCTAATTCATCTTCTGGAAGATGTGCAAGAAGAATATGTCCTAGCGAGGTTGCATAAGCCGGCAACCTTGAACCAATATTTAAATTAATACGCATAATACGATTAGCCTGTACACGTGCAACGTAGACAATATCTGTCCCTTCAAGCACGGATATGGAACAAGACTCTCCAGTCTTTTCAGTAAACTCACGCATAAAAGGTGTGGCAAGATTCCACAAGTTTTGTGAACTCAAGTATGCATAACCAAGTGATAATGTCCGAGCAGTAAGAGAGAAAATGCCATTCTTTGATTCTGCAAAACCTAGAGCTTCAAGAGTAAGTAGTAGTCTACGTACAGTAGGTCTTGATAACCCTGTAATAGTTGCTGCTTGACTTACCGTCAATTCTGGAAACTCTTCTGAAAATGCTTGAATTACTATAAGACCACGCTCTAAAGATTGAATAAAATCACCAGAATCTCTTAAGTTGTTTGAAAATTCACTTGACAAAAAAACCCCTTCTTCCTATAATTAATTTAGTTTGTACGTTATGCGTTTAGTTGTACGCTAATCGTACAACATACAAAAGAATTTAACAACTATTTTACAAACCTTTCTTATTTAATACTACAGATTTATA
It encodes the following:
- a CDS encoding Lrp/AsnC family transcriptional regulator; protein product: MELDNIDFKILRLLSKNSRIQWKDLGEQIHMTGQAVGNRIKKLENSGVIKAFSLEVDEMKVGLSYTAFIIIYMKTANHNAFTRFMNDCKEVVEVHRVSGEGCYHIKVKLNSQEQLNLFLDKILEYGNYSVHLSIQEIKQQNPLTAT
- a CDS encoding cysteine hydrolase family protein produces the protein MSTALIIVDIQNDYFPNGKMELVNPDKAAKNAAKVLEWFRQNNKENIFHVQHIAADPALGFFLPDTDGAEIHETVQPLENESLIIKHFPNSFLQTGLEKKLRENGVNKIVVVGMMTHMCIDATVRAAVDLGFETTLIEDACATTDISYEGKDVPAEQVHYAFVGALNGMYCAVTSTEDFLQ
- a CDS encoding dihydrolipoamide acetyltransferase family protein; this translates as MATEIVMPKLGLTMTEGTVEKWMVREGDQVEQGDPIVEISSEKLTNEVEAPEAGKILKIIAHEGDVIPSKGTMAYIGEEGETIDTGAQLEENPEKSLVKTEDQKKTEVTKEESSKIKQLPVKEGGRIFITPVARKIAEEKGIDISDVNGTGGNGRITRLDIERYVPSEKASTQPQTVAGMPEHGAGLKGMRKTIAERMMRSVQSTAQVTNQRKVDVTDLMAFRKDIQGKFNEPLTNGELSVNTLLTKAVILALREMPEMNAWYYGGEHTQVAEIHIGMATAIEEGLIVPVIKDAQNMSLSQLGPAIQKIAAEARQGTLDGGLYSGSTFTITNLGGYEIEYFTPILNTPEVGILGVGAIQKELELDDSGGVIQKLKLPLSLSYDHQIIDGAPAAEFLQKIASYLQDPYRLLI
- a CDS encoding alpha-ketoacid dehydrogenase subunit beta, whose amino-acid sequence is MARQELFMNAINEALDQAMEKDENVLLLGEDIAGGAGVAHLEENNEDAWGGVMGVTKGLMPKYGRERVIDTPISEIGYMGAAVGMAVTGLRPVPELMFNDFIGFAFDAILGQGSKMRYMFGGKAKVPMTVRTMHGAGASAAAQHSGSYYGMLGSIPGVKVVVPATPYDAKGLLLSAIEDDNLVVFSEDKTLYGTKGEVPEEYYTIPIGEADVKREGEDLTIVTIGKMLFVGLEVAEILAEDNVSVEVIDLRTVAPWDQDTIIESVKKTGRLIVIDEANPHNNTATDIASVISDKAFDYLDGPVKCICAPHTPVPFATNLEQLYIPDAQKVLKGAAEIIDDLRA
- a CDS encoding thiamine pyrophosphate-dependent enzyme, coding for MGTWYLHEWYSSASNTIAERAAAYNMPGVRVNGKDLMAVYHTAGEAIDRARKGKGPTLIECVTYRQHGHFEGDEQKYKSPSGEEKEWADVDPLDVFRTYAIENGMLTEEELDKLREESKKDVKEAVEFAKDSPEPDAEALYEDVYAD
- a CDS encoding TAXI family TRAP transporter solute-binding subunit; its protein translation is MNKNFKGLVLLLSLMLLLAACGSEDSSEKSSTKGEGASGTPSEFTFGSATVGGFWYTLSGAMSEKMQDVFPGSSVTIVEGGSISNILGMNEGIYAMGLTNAPNVLEAQEGKEPFEKKIDNVSTIATLYPNVFHIAVREDSDIYTVEDLKGKKVSPGVKGYSAELAFIEILKASGLSYEDLKGIEYIGTADAGDLLRDGHIDAIANLLAAPVSTYQELDTTLGIRLIPLEDDVIKKVQEENQAYLNHTIEAGTYKNIKEDIPTIAAYTPLMVSNDLIDEETGYQLTKMMFENADTWKTLSAVMKDFTPEFSVENTVGPFHKGAEKYYKEIGLID
- a CDS encoding TRAP transporter permease; the protein is MNKPVLEEKIDSDVYDEDGVVNAKVRSFNNIFSKIVSIVAISMSIFHLYTAVFGVFESILQRSAHLGFALILVFAIYKPLKRVSHQDHKIPIYDWILILLSIGCYLYFILNANEISSRMSYVMPLTNIEVGIGIVAGLLLIEATRRVIGNVLVVIIAVFLTYGFFGHFLTGTLSHKEFSLMWIIDHLFYTTTGVFSTPLGVSSTFIFIFILFGKFLEVSGAGKFFIDLSVAGMGKYRGGPAKTAILASTALGTISGSAVANTVTTGAFTIPLMKKTGYKKEFAGAVEAVASTGGQIMPPIMGASAFIIASYLGIPYTDVAIAAIIPALLFYLCLYIQVDLRAVKTGLVGVPKDKLPNFWNVFKKGFLYFVPLIVIVFLLVGGSSPMKAGLYSIVATIVIAILTSYEKINIRKIISALDLGARASLETAIACAASGLIIGMIGLTGIGLKFSSLIIQISGGVLFITLILTMITSIVLGMGLPTVAAYIVQVPLTIPALIELGVSPIAAHLFIFYFAAVSAITPPVALAAFAAAGLAGSDPMRTGIAALKLGIAAFVVPFFFVYGEQLLFIGDPVSILIAIITAIIGIVSMACAVEGWLIKRCSIIERLILVASAITLVMPGITTDIIGVTILGLMYAYQKSFNRKKELAIE
- a CDS encoding IclR family transcriptional regulator domain-containing protein; its protein translation is MSSEFSNNLRDSGDFIQSLERGLIVIQAFSEEFPELTVSQAATITGLSRPTVRRLLLTLEALGFAESKNGIFSLTARTLSLGYAYLSSQNLWNLATPFMREFTEKTGESCSISVLEGTDIVYVARVQANRIMRINLNIGSRLPAYATSLGHILLAHLPEDELDERLQTIDFNSFTQNTIVDLESLKQELRNVKQRGWAGVDQQLEEGLRSVAVPIITNGRVTASINCSAHAGRVSKEELRETFLPILQDTSRQISKAFITSLSTTD